DNA sequence from the Halorussus limi genome:
GGCTACGTCGGCTACGCCGAGGGCCGCGACGACCAGGTCGGCGGTGCCATCCAGAAGGCGATCGACATCGCGAAGCTGAACATGATTCAGGTCAACCGCGGCGCGGGGTCGTGGGAGGACCGAAGCGAACGACCTCACTCGCTGGCCCGCCGGACGAAAGGCAAGGCAGGCAGCGTCGAGGTCGAACTGATTCCGGCCCCGACCGGCCTCGGTCTCGCGGCGACCGACACCGTCCGCAAGATTCTTGAACTGGGCGGCGTCGAGAACGCGTGGACCAAGAGCCACGGCAACACCCGGACGACGCTCAACCTCGCGAAGGCGACGTACAACGCGCTGGAGAACGCCGCGGAGTCCCGCGGCCCGCGCGGCCGGACCGACTACAGCGAGGAGGTGGCCGAGTGATGAAGGCGGTCGTTCAGATTCGCGGCGAAGTCGACATGAACGGCGACACGCAGGACACGCTGAAGATGCTGAACCTGCACCGCGTCAACCACTGCACGCTCGTCCCGGACACCGACGCCTACCGCGGCATGGTCACGAAGGTCAACGACTACACCGCGTACGGCGAACCCAGCCAAGACGTGCTGGAGACGGTGCTCGAGAAGCGCGCCGAACCCGAGGAGGGCGACGCCGACGTCGACGACGAGTGGGTCGCGGAGAACACCGACTACGACGACGTGAGCGCCCTCGCGAGCGCGCTGCTGGACGAGGAGACGACGCTGCGCGAGCAGGGTCTCTCCCCGGTCCTCCGGCTTCACCCGCCGCGCGGCGGTCACGACGGCATCAAACACCCCACTAAAGAGGGCGGTCAGCTCGGCAAGCACGACACCGAGCAGATCGATTCGCTCCTGAAGGCGATGCGATAACCATGACGGACAAGAAACGACGACAGCGCGGCTCCCGCACGCACGGCGGCGGTAGTCACAAGAACCGGCGCGGAGCCGGTCACCGCGGCGGTCGCGGACGCGCGGGTCGCGCCAAACACGAGTTCCACAACTACGAACCGCTCGGCAAGCACGGCTTCTCGCGACCGGACAAGGTTCAGGACGAGGTCCTGACCGTCACGGTCCAGAAGCTCGACGAGGACGCGGCCCTGCTGGCCGCCGAAGGCGACGCCGAGGAGACCGACTCCGGCTACCGCCTCGACGCACGCGACGTCGTCGAGGACGGCTGGGGCGCCGACGCCGTGAAGGTGCTCGGCGACGGTCAAGTCCGCAACCGACTCGAAGTCACCGCCGACGCCTTCTCCGCGAGCGCGGTCGAACTCATCGAGGAGGAAGGCGGCGACGCAGTCCTCAGCGACCGCGCCGAGGAAGCCGAGGAAGCCGAAGACGACGACGAATCGGACGACGACGAGTAGTCGCGCCGTTCCGCGGAAATCTCCGCGTTCTTTTCCGTTTCTTTTTCGACGCGAGAGCCGACGGCTCAGCGACGAGCGGGTGAAACGCTTATGAGGCCACCACTTCAATACGGTGTATGACCTACGATACCGTCGTCTTCGACAACGACGGTGTCCTCGTCGGTCGGACGAGCTTCGAAGTCCTGCGGGAAGCAACCTGCGAGACGTTCGAGGAGTTCGGCGTGACCGACCCGGACCCCGACCACGTGGACGACATGACGGTAGGCGCGACGCCGAGTCGCGTCAGCGAAGTTTGTGGGACGTACGACCTCGACCCCGAGACGTTCTGGCGCGCGCTCGACAGCACGTCGTCGCGCGCCCAGCAGCGGGAGGCCCGCGAGGGCCGCAAGACGCCCTACGACGACGTACACACGCTGGCGGACCTCGATACCTCGATGGGAATCGTCAGCTCGAACCAACAGGAGACGGTCGACTTCCTCATCGACCACTTCGAGGTTGACCACCTGTTCGAGACAGCGTACGGCCGCGAGGCGACCATCAAGAGCCTCGACCGCCGGAAGCCTAACTCCCACTACATCGACCGGGCGCTGTCTGACTTAGACGCCGACTCGGCGCTGTTCGTCGGCGACAACGAGTCCGACATCCGGGCCGCCGAGAACGCCGGCATCGACTCGGCGTTCATCCGTCGGCCCCACCGCCGAGACTGGGACCTGAACGTCTGGCCGACGTGGGACATCGACTCGCTGGACGACCTCCACCGAATCTGCAGCGCCTGAGGAAGGCGGAAGGTTCGGTTGGCCGCTGGTCGAGCGGTAGCGAGAGGCGTCACTCGCCGCCTGACCGGTGTCCGTCCTCGGAGACGAGCAGTTCGTCGTCGGCAACGCCCAGTCGCTTGCCTGCCGTTTCCACGGCACCCTCGGCCCGACGGAGCGTCCCGGCCGCCCCGAGACCGAACTGCGGCATGTTGTTGTAGACGCTCTCGCAGTCGCCGGGGTCCACCACGTACGTCTCGTGGAAGATACCGACGTCACCCGTCCCGGAGTTCGATTCGTTGTACGAGGCCCACGCCGGGACGTGTTCCCGGTCGAAGTCCCGGGCGTACTCCCGGAGACGTTCGAACGAGTCCCAGTACTGTATCGTCAGCAGTACGCGCCAGCCGACGACAGTTTCGTAGTGCAGGAGTCCGGACTCCGGGTCGGCGTCGAGTTCCCGGAGCATCCGCGGCATCGCCAGCGCAACCGGGAGCCACTTGTGTACCTTCCGGAGGCGGTTGATTCGCATCCCGATGACGAACACCACGAACTCCCCGTCCATCTCCGCAGTGGTGCGCTCGGTGCGGACTCGATTCGCGTCGGTCACGAGGTGTAGATTTATCCCGACCGAAGTTAGACGTTTCACCAACATGTTGGCGGTTTGCCCAGCACGAGCGACCGGGTCCGCCGAGCGGGAGGCGACTCCGTGATTCGAGCGCGATTCCGAATGACGCTCCCGCCCGATACGTGGATTTCGTCGGTTTCGCGGTCGCATCCCGACGCCACGTTCCGGCTACTCACCGGCGTTCCGGTCGAAGACCGAGCGATGGAACTGGGCGAAATCGTCGGCGGGGACTGCGAGTCGGCCGCGGAAGCGATTCGGACTCACCCCGCCGTGGTCGCCTACGACTCGCTCTACGCCGACGAGGAGCGGACACTCGCCCAGTACGAATCGACCGATCAGGGGCTCTACGAGTTTCTGGGCCGTTCGTCGCTCCCGCCGGAGTTCCCCGTCGTCGTCACCGACGGGCGCTTCGAGTTCGACCTGACCGCGACCCGCGAGCAGTTCGAAGCGGTCGGAACCGCGCTGGACGAGAGCGCCTTCGACTACGACCTCCTGTCGGTGGTCGAGACCGGCGACGAGACGGACAGTCGGACCGACCGCGAGGGCGGGCTAACCGGCCACGGCGGCCTGTTGACCGACCGCCAGCGAGAGTGTCTCGACGCGGCGCTCCGCGAGGGTTACTTCGAGGTGCCTCGCGAGTGTACGCTGGCCGACCTTGCGGAGACGCTGGAAATCGACAAGTCCACCGCGAGCGAGATACTGCGCCGCGGCGAGCGTCGGGTTCTCGGAGCGGTCCTCCTCGGGAACGACTGATGGCGGGGCGCGAGCTCCAGACGTTGAGCCACGGCGTCACGAGAGCAGTCCACGGCTATCCGAGCGGTTCGGACGGCCGCGTCGCGTCGTACGTCTCCCGGAGAGTGTCGGCGAACTGTCCGCCCTTCCGGAGCGCGATGGTGACGACGACGAACTCCCCGCCTTCGGGCCGGAGGACGAACACCTCGCGCGGGGCCGACCCCTCCTGCTCGTTCACCCTATCGACCAGCGGTTCGACCGGACGGGTGCCGTCGCGGAACGCCTCGAAGATGCCGTTCGTCGGGTCCTCGCCGAAGACGTAGAGGACGCCGTTGACCTCGCTGTCGGTGTTGCGCGTGACCCTGCTGTTCATCGAGTCGCCGGCGGTGCGCGCCTCGGTCCACGTCTCGCGGGCCGCGTCGAACATGGGTTCGGCGTCGTCGGCGAAGACGTACAGCGTCGGGCGGCGGACCGACAGCGACCGGACGGTCGGGTCGGGACTCGACCAGTCGAGGTCGGCGTCCACCAGATACCCGGGCCGGAGGTCCGCGACGGGAGCGTCGTGGCCCGACTCGGCGGTGACGACCGGTTCGAAGGTCTGGCGGTCGAGAAGTCGAACCGGGCCGTCCTCGGGCGCGGCCAGCACGCGGTAGCGCCTCTCGTCGGCCGTCCGGTCGGCGTCCGCGGTTCGGTCGTCCCCGTCCCCCGCGTCGGCCTCCTCGGTTCCGTCGTCGGTCGCGGCCCGACCGTCGGCCGACCGGTCGTCCGTGCGCCAGATGTCGTCTGTTCGAGTGTCGTCGTCAGTCCGAGCGTCGTCGCCGATTCCGTCGCCGTCGGAAGCCCGCTCGTCGGTCATGCGCTCGCTACGAATCGAAGCCGGGAAAATCGCTCGCATCGGGTCGGTCGCCGCGAGCGCGTGGCAGTGTTCGCCCGAAACGTGTGAAGGCCTCACTCCCCGACCGTGACTCAAAGCGAAGCACATACAAGCCCCCGTCCGATGTATTGCGATATATGAGTTGGAAAGAAGCCGCAGAACCAGTACTCACCCGGATGCCGTCGGTGAGGCGTCCGGATGGCCACGTTCCGTTCAAGCGGAAGCTTGGATGGACCGCGGGCGTGTTGGTTCTGTATTTCTTCCTCACGAACGTATTCCTGTACGGGGTCAACATCGGAGGCAACGACGCCTTCGGCCAGTTCCGCTCGATTCTGGCGGGCGGACAAGGGACAGTTTTGCAACTCGGTATCGGTCCGATAGTCACCGCGAGCATCGTCCTCCAATTGCTCGGCGGTGCCGACCTGCTCGGACTCGACACCGACGACCCCCGCGACCAGGTGCTGTATCAGGGTCTGCAGAAGCTGCTGGTGGGCGTGATGATCTGTCTGACCGGTCTGCCGATGGTGTTCGCCGGCGGCTTCCTGCAGGTGGACCAGCAGGTCGCCCAGAGCCTGCCGTTCGGTACGATGGGCGTCAAGTGGCTCATCTTCGCCCAAATCGCGGTCGGCGGCATCCTCGTCCTGTTCATGGACGAGATAATCAGCAAGTGGGGCGTCGGCTCCGGTATCGGGCTGTTCATCATCGCAGGAGTCAGCCAGAAGCTGCTCGGCGGCCTGTTCGCGTGGCCGAGCCTTCCGGGTCAGACCGGTCTCGTCCCGACGTGGATCGGCCTGATCACCGGTAGTGCCGAAAACGCGCCGTCCCTGCTGACCGGGAGCGGGATTCAGTATCTCATGCTCAACGGTGGCGGAATCCTCGCGCTCGTCACGACGGTCCTCATCTTCGCAATCGTCGTGTACGCCGAGAGCGTCCGGGTCGAGATTCCGCTGAGCCACGCCCGCGTCAAGGGCGCTCGCGGTCGGTTCCCCGTGAAGCTCATCTACGCCAGCGTCCTGCCGATGATTCTCGTCCGGGCGCTGCAGGCCAACATCCAGTTCCTCGGCCGCATCCTCTACAGCCAACTCGGCGCGGGCGGGATGCCCAACTGGCTCGGGACGTACTCGGGCGGCTCGCCGACCGGCGGGCTGTTCTACTACCTCGCGCCGATTCAGGCGCGCGGGCAGTGGATGTGGTGGACCGGGACGGTCGGCCAAGAGCCGTGGCAGGTCCTCATTCGGGTCCTCATCGACCTGACGTTCATGGTCGTCGGCGGTGCCATCTTCGCGGTCTTCTGGGTGGAGACCACCGACATGGGTCCGGAAGCGACCGCCGAGCAGATTCAGAACTCCGGGATGCAGATTCCCGGCTTCCGCCAGAACACGGGCGTCATCGAGAAGGTCATGGAGCGCTACATCCCGCAGGTGACGGTCATCGGCGGCGCATTGGTCGGCCTGCTGGCCGTGCTGGCGAACATGCTCGGCACCATCGGTGGCGTCTCCGGGACCGGCCTGCTGCTGACAGTCTCCATCACGTACAAGCTATACGAGGAGATCGCCGAAGAGCAGTTGATGGAGATGCACCCGATGATGCGCGAGATGTTCGGCGGATAGACCGTACGAAACCTCGTCGCCGTCTTCTCGTCGTCGATTCTGTTTTCGCTCGCTACGTGACCGGAACGTCCCACGAGCGCACGCTCCCTCGGTAGTCGAAGCCATCTCCCGTCCGTTGACCGGACGTAGGCCGACGGGAGCCGAAACGCGCCGGACCGTTCGACGGACGCGGGGGCAAGAGCTTCTTTTGCGCTCGCGGCCGTCTACGACTTCATGCCCGAATTCGATATCATCGTCCTCGGCGGGGGGACCGGCAACGTCGTGGCGTCGGCCGCGGCCGAGGAGGGGTTGGACGTGGCGCTGGTCGAGCGCGACAAACTCGGCGGTACTTGCCTGAACCGCGGCTGTAACCCGTCGAAGAAGCTCATCCACCGAGCGGACGTAGTCGAGACAGTCCGGCGGGCCGACGCGCTGGGCGTAGAGGCCAGCGTCGAGAGCGTCGCGTTCGCCGACATCGTGGACGACGTGACCGAGAAGATAACCGCGGCGGCCGAGGCGAAGGCCGAGGACGCCCGCGAGAACGAGAACATCGCGTTCTATCAGACCGAAGGTCGGTTCGTCGGCGAGCGAACCGTCGAGGTGGACTCGACGGACGGCGTCGCGGTCGGTGACTGCGACGACGGCGACTCCGCAGAACTCACCAGCGAGCGAATCGTCCTCGCCGGCGGTTCCCGACCGACGGTTCCCGACTCCATCGACGGCACCGACGAGGTGGACTTCCTGACGAGCGCCGACGCGCTCCGCCTCCGGGAGCGCCCCGACCGCCTCGTCGTGGTGGGCGGCGGGTACATCGCGGCCGAGATGAGCCACTTCTTCGACGCGATGGGGACCGAGGTGGTCGTCGTCGGTCACGGCGACGTGCTGGTGGACCGCGAGGACCCCGAGATAGCCGAGTTCCTGACCGACGCCTACGCCGAGCGACACGAGGTCCACACCGGCTACGAGGTGACCGAACTGGCCGAAGACGGGACCGAAGCGGGTGAGGGTGCGAGAGTCGTCCGCGCTGAGTCCGAGGACGGCGAGGAGATAGCGGTCCGCGGCGACGAGATACTGGTCGCGACCGGTCGCCGGCCGAACTCGGACGCGTGGAACGTCGCGGCCGCGGGCATCGACACCGACGAGAAGGGGTTCGTGGAGACCGACGAACACCTCGAAACCTCGGTGGACGGAGTGTGGGCAATCGGGGACATCGCGGGCAATTACATGTTCAAGCACTCGGGCGACAAGGAGGCGGAGTACGCGGTCCGCAACGCTGTCCGGGGAGAGAGCGCGCAGGTCGAGTACCCCGGCATGGCCCACGCCATATTCGGGTCGCCGCAGGTGGGCAGTCTGGGGAAGACCGAGGACGAACTCGACCGCGACGACTACGAGGTGGGGACCTTCGAGTACGACCGGACCGCGCTCGGGTCGGCGCTCGAAACGGGCGGGTTCGCCAAGGCCGTCACGGCCCCGGACGGCGAGATTCTGGGATTCCACATCGTCGGCCCTCACGCCTCGATGCTGATTCACGAGGTCGCCACCGCAGTCGCTGCGGGGGCCGACGCCGACGACGTGGCCGAGACCATCCACGTCCACCCGGCGCTCTCGGAGGTCGTGCAGGGCGCGTTCCGGGAGGTCCGAGGCCACCCGCCGACCGGCATCTGAGGCCCGGCGGTGTACGGCGGGTTCTACCTCCTGCTGTCGCTGTCCCAGTTCGCGGCCCCGATTCACCCGCGGCCTCGGCGGTCCCCCGAGCGGACGCCGAACCGACGAACGACCGCCTATATTCGGTGGAGACGCGCCGTCCAGAACTCCCGGAAGGCGTCCGATAGGGCGTCCTCCGGGTCGCCGGTCGCGTCCACCGCGCTCGTCGCGTCGGCGCGGTCCTCGAACTCCCCGAGGAGCGTGCGCTGGCCGACGACGAAGAGGCGGTCGGCCGACGACTCGGCCAGCGCCGCGTCGATGGCGGCCTCGCACTTCTCGAGGTGTTCGTCTATCTGGGCGTCGCGGCGGCGCTCGAACCGGCCCTGCGAGAAGCCGCCCTTCGAGTGGTCGCCCTTCACGTCGCTCTCGAACCCCTCGAAGGCGACTCGGTCGCGGCCGTCGTAGGTGCCGACCGCGAACAGGTCCGACCGGACCAGCGCGAGCGCGAACTCGCCGGTCGGCAGGAACCACTCGCGGTCGATTCGGAAGCCGTCGCTCCACTCGGCGAAGGTGTCGGGCGCGACCGGCGGGACGAGCGCCGCGCTCACGAGGCCCGCGTCGTCGGTGACCGCGAGGCAGGGCCGCGCGCGGGCGACCAGTCCGGCCCGGTCGCCGAACGCGTCCTCGACCTCGTCGGGCAGTCCGGCGTCCCCGTCGCCGACCATCGCGGTCAGCGCGCCCTCGGGGTCGGTCTCGACGGATTCGAGCCGCGACAGGACCTCGGCGAGGCGGTCGCCCCGGACGGTCTCGACCCCGCGGAACTCGAGGCCGGCCTCGTCGGACTCGGTGCGCTCGACCCGGTCTTCTAACTCCTCGATGCGGTCCTCCAGCCGGTTGACCCGCTGTTCGGCCTCTTGGCGGGCGGTCGCGGCCTCGGACCGCCGCTCCTGTTCGGCCTCCAACTGGCGTTCGAGGTGGCGCTTCTCGTCTTCGAGGTCGGCGATGCGCTCTTTCAACTCCGCGCGACCGAGCAGCTGGTCGAGCATTCGCCGTGACAAGTGGCCGGAGACGCCTTGTAGCTTCTGCTTGGGTGTCGCGTAGCGGTCTTTGGAACGAATTTCATTTCCTAGACGCCACTGTGGGTTTCTTTCGCATTTCTCTACGATGCCGAGTCGTCCGCTCGCCTTCGACTCGCTCGAACCGCGGCCGCACATAGATATTCGCCCGGCCCGGACGCGACGCGCGGCCGCCCTGTCGCCCGTTCCTCCGCCACCAATCTATATAGTTTAGGGTGTTAAATATATACTTCCTGCGCTACGCTTATCAGCCTCAGGCGGGTACGTTCGACCAATGACAGAGGGAAGTGGAGTCCGAAAGCTTCGACCCGCCGCGCCTGAACCGACCGGTTCCGACCACATCGACGCCGAGTGGGCCGAACTGAGTTCCCGTGCAGAACCGGCCACGCTCGCGCGGTTCGCCGCACCGCGCGCGGCGACCCGAACCACGCTGGCGGTGTTCTCCGACCCGCACCTCTCGACCGCGAAGGAGGGGACGTGGAAGGCCTTCCACCGGACCGAGGCCCGCCTCCGGGCCGCGGTCGCCGACGCCAACGCCCGCGGAGTGGACGGCGTCGTCGTCGCGGGCGACCTGACCGAGGACGGCCGCCCCGAGGACTTCGACGCCGCCGCCGACGTGCTGGCCGGCCTCGACGCGCCCTTCGTCGCGGTGCCGGGCAACCACGACGTGCCGAAGGCGTTCGACGACCACGACACCCCGCCCGTGAGCGAGTTCGAAGCGCGCTTCGCGCCCCACTCGTTCCCCTACCGGACCGAACTCGGCGGTGTAGACGTGCTGGGCCTGAACTCAGCGTCCGCGCCCGACGGCGAACTCGACGCGACCCACGACGGCGCTATCTCCGAGGACCAACTCGCGTGGCTCGAATCGACGCTCCCCGAGACCGACGCCGCGCTCGTGGTCTCGCACCACAACCCGCCGGGTCTCGAATCCCACCTCGCCGACGGCCACTACGCGCCCCACCCGCCGGTCGGCGACGCGCCCGCGTTCGTGGACGTCCTCGCCGACCACGACGCCCTCCACCTCTCGGGACACGTCCACCTGCCCGCGGCCATCTCGGGAGACATCCGAGGACTCGTCTGCCCCGCCCTCTCGTCGTTCCCGCAGGCGTACGTCCTCGCGGAGGTCGGACCCGAGGGAACGACGCTCCGACTAGTCCCGGTCGCCGACCCCGAGGGCGTCGCGGAGGCCCACGACCTCGCTGTCGGTCGCTCCGACCGGAGCGCCGACATCGCCGCGACGGTCGAGAGCCAACTCGCGGACCTGCCGCTGGTGGACGAGCGGTAAGCCGCAAAACAGGCCACCGTTCGAGTCAGTCCCTCTTCTCGTCGTCCGATACGTCGCCGGTCCTCGGCACGTCGTCTCCTCGCGCGTCGTCGGTTCGCTGCGCGCCGTCAGTCCCCAGTGCGTCGTCCGTCCCCCACGCGTCGCCGTTCTCGGGCGGACGATTCCCGCCAGCGACCCCGCCGTCGTATCGCTCGCGTCCGAAGAACCCGCGGAGCGCCATCGTCGTGCCGACGTAGGAGGCGGCGACGAGGACGACGAATCCGAACAATAGTTCGAGGACCATCACCATCGTTCCGACCACTCCACCCCCGCGAATGTAAACTCGGCGAAAAGAGGCCGCGGGAGAACCGTCGGAGGCTATCGGCCGTCAGTCGGCCGTGACGGGAGTTCGGCTCTGCTCGCCGGCCATCTCCACCACGTCGTCGAAGAAACCGAGCGTGTCGTGCGGGCCGGGGTTCGCCTCGGGGTGGTACTGGCGGGTCAGGACCTGCAGGTCGTCGCTCTCCAGTCCCTCGGCGGTGTCGTCGTTGACGTTGACCTGCGTCACGTCGAGTTCCGGGCCGGGTTCGGCGACGGTGTAGCCGTGGTTCTGAGTGGTCATGACGACCTTGTCGCTCCGGAGGTCCCGGACGGGTTGGTTGACCCCGCGGTGGCCGAACGCCATCTTCTCGGTGGTGCCGCCGAGCGCGCGGGCGACTATCTGTTGGCCGAGACAGATGCCCGCCAGCGGAACCTCGCCGACGAACTCCGAGACCAGCGCCTCGGCGGCTTCGAAGTTCGCGGGGTCGCCGGGACCGTTGGAGACGAACAGGACGTCGGGGTCGAGGTCGGCGACTTCGGCCGGCGTCACGTCGTAGGGCAGGACGTGGACCGTCGCGTCGCGTTCGAGCAGCGACTCCACGATGGACCCCTTCGCGCCGCAGTCGACGAGCGCGACATCCGGGCCGTCGCCGCCCTCGTAGGTCGTCTGGCTCGAGACGCTGACCTGCGCGCCAATGTCCGTGTGGTCGCTCATCCCCGGACAGTCCGCGAGCGCGTCCTTCGCCTTCTCGGGCGAGGCGTCGGGTCCGGCCGAGATGCCGCACTTCATCGCGCCGCCCTCTCGAATCTGGCCGACGAGGTCGCGCGTGTCGAGTTTGTCCACCGCGGGGACGCCCTCGCTTTCGAGCCACGAGGCGACGTCGTCGGTGAGTTCTCGCGCGACGACCGCGCGCGGGTGGACTCGCTCGTCCTCGAAGCGCTCCTCTCGGACGCCGTAGTTGCCGATGAGGGGGTAGGAGAACGTGAGTACCTGCTCCTCGTAGGAGGGGTCGGTCAGGCTCTCTTCGTACCCGGTGTACGCGGTCGTGAATACCAGTTCGCCGTGGGACGTGCCCGGAGCGCGACAGCGCGCCTCCACGACGCTGCCGCCTTCCAGTGCGACGTATGCGGCCGACATTACGAGATTCATACGAAACCCGGCCGTATAAACCTTGCTTTCGTAGTGAGATTACGAATTTCGTAATCATCAAGTGAGGTCCGCGTCTACTGTCGCATCTCCATGGACGAACTCGACCGCGAAATCCTGAGCATCCTCCGCCGAGACGCTCGAAAACCGTACACGGAGATCGCCGAAGAGGTGGGTACCTCGGAGGGAACGGTGCGCAACCGCGTCGAGCGCATGACCGACGACGGCGTCATCGAGCGGTTCACCATCGCCACCCAGACCGGCAACGTGAAGGCGATGATAGAACTCGACGTGGCGGTGGACGTCAACACCTCGGACCTCGGCGAGCGAGTAGCCGACTGGGAGC
Encoded proteins:
- a CDS encoding metallophosphoesterase family protein, which produces MTEGSGVRKLRPAAPEPTGSDHIDAEWAELSSRAEPATLARFAAPRAATRTTLAVFSDPHLSTAKEGTWKAFHRTEARLRAAVADANARGVDGVVVAGDLTEDGRPEDFDAAADVLAGLDAPFVAVPGNHDVPKAFDDHDTPPVSEFEARFAPHSFPYRTELGGVDVLGLNSASAPDGELDATHDGAISEDQLAWLESTLPETDAALVVSHHNPPGLESHLADGHYAPHPPVGDAPAFVDVLADHDALHLSGHVHLPAAISGDIRGLVCPALSSFPQAYVLAEVGPEGTTLRLVPVADPEGVAEAHDLAVGRSDRSADIAATVESQLADLPLVDER
- the carA gene encoding glutamine-hydrolyzing carbamoyl-phosphate synthase small subunit, which translates into the protein MSAAYVALEGGSVVEARCRAPGTSHGELVFTTAYTGYEESLTDPSYEEQVLTFSYPLIGNYGVREERFEDERVHPRAVVARELTDDVASWLESEGVPAVDKLDTRDLVGQIREGGAMKCGISAGPDASPEKAKDALADCPGMSDHTDIGAQVSVSSQTTYEGGDGPDVALVDCGAKGSIVESLLERDATVHVLPYDVTPAEVADLDPDVLFVSNGPGDPANFEAAEALVSEFVGEVPLAGICLGQQIVARALGGTTEKMAFGHRGVNQPVRDLRSDKVVMTTQNHGYTVAEPGPELDVTQVNVNDDTAEGLESDDLQVLTRQYHPEANPGPHDTLGFFDDVVEMAGEQSRTPVTAD
- a CDS encoding dihydrolipoyl dehydrogenase family protein; the encoded protein is MPEFDIIVLGGGTGNVVASAAAEEGLDVALVERDKLGGTCLNRGCNPSKKLIHRADVVETVRRADALGVEASVESVAFADIVDDVTEKITAAAEAKAEDARENENIAFYQTEGRFVGERTVEVDSTDGVAVGDCDDGDSAELTSERIVLAGGSRPTVPDSIDGTDEVDFLTSADALRLRERPDRLVVVGGGYIAAEMSHFFDAMGTEVVVVGHGDVLVDREDPEIAEFLTDAYAERHEVHTGYEVTELAEDGTEAGEGARVVRAESEDGEEIAVRGDEILVATGRRPNSDAWNVAAAGIDTDEKGFVETDEHLETSVDGVWAIGDIAGNYMFKHSGDKEAEYAVRNAVRGESAQVEYPGMAHAIFGSPQVGSLGKTEDELDRDDYEVGTFEYDRTALGSALETGGFAKAVTAPDGEILGFHIVGPHASMLIHEVATAVAAGADADDVAETIHVHPALSEVVQGAFREVRGHPPTGI
- a CDS encoding helix-turn-helix domain-containing protein; protein product: MIRARFRMTLPPDTWISSVSRSHPDATFRLLTGVPVEDRAMELGEIVGGDCESAAEAIRTHPAVVAYDSLYADEERTLAQYESTDQGLYEFLGRSSLPPEFPVVVTDGRFEFDLTATREQFEAVGTALDESAFDYDLLSVVETGDETDSRTDREGGLTGHGGLLTDRQRECLDAALREGYFEVPRECTLADLAETLEIDKSTASEILRRGERRVLGAVLLGND
- a CDS encoding DUF4188 domain-containing protein, which translates into the protein MTDANRVRTERTTAEMDGEFVVFVIGMRINRLRKVHKWLPVALAMPRMLRELDADPESGLLHYETVVGWRVLLTIQYWDSFERLREYARDFDREHVPAWASYNESNSGTGDVGIFHETYVVDPGDCESVYNNMPQFGLGAAGTLRRAEGAVETAGKRLGVADDELLVSEDGHRSGGE
- a CDS encoding uL15m family ribosomal protein, with the translated sequence MTDKKRRQRGSRTHGGGSHKNRRGAGHRGGRGRAGRAKHEFHNYEPLGKHGFSRPDKVQDEVLTVTVQKLDEDAALLAAEGDAEETDSGYRLDARDVVEDGWGADAVKVLGDGQVRNRLEVTADAFSASAVELIEEEGGDAVLSDRAEEAEEAEDDDESDDDE
- the rpmD gene encoding 50S ribosomal protein L30, with product MKAVVQIRGEVDMNGDTQDTLKMLNLHRVNHCTLVPDTDAYRGMVTKVNDYTAYGEPSQDVLETVLEKRAEPEEGDADVDDEWVAENTDYDDVSALASALLDEETTLREQGLSPVLRLHPPRGGHDGIKHPTKEGGQLGKHDTEQIDSLLKAMR
- a CDS encoding HAD family hydrolase; the protein is MTYDTVVFDNDGVLVGRTSFEVLREATCETFEEFGVTDPDPDHVDDMTVGATPSRVSEVCGTYDLDPETFWRALDSTSSRAQQREAREGRKTPYDDVHTLADLDTSMGIVSSNQQETVDFLIDHFEVDHLFETAYGREATIKSLDRRKPNSHYIDRALSDLDADSALFVGDNESDIRAAENAGIDSAFIRRPHRRDWDLNVWPTWDIDSLDDLHRICSA
- the secY gene encoding preprotein translocase subunit SecY, with the translated sequence MSWKEAAEPVLTRMPSVRRPDGHVPFKRKLGWTAGVLVLYFFLTNVFLYGVNIGGNDAFGQFRSILAGGQGTVLQLGIGPIVTASIVLQLLGGADLLGLDTDDPRDQVLYQGLQKLLVGVMICLTGLPMVFAGGFLQVDQQVAQSLPFGTMGVKWLIFAQIAVGGILVLFMDEIISKWGVGSGIGLFIIAGVSQKLLGGLFAWPSLPGQTGLVPTWIGLITGSAENAPSLLTGSGIQYLMLNGGGILALVTTVLIFAIVVYAESVRVEIPLSHARVKGARGRFPVKLIYASVLPMILVRALQANIQFLGRILYSQLGAGGMPNWLGTYSGGSPTGGLFYYLAPIQARGQWMWWTGTVGQEPWQVLIRVLIDLTFMVVGGAIFAVFWVETTDMGPEATAEQIQNSGMQIPGFRQNTGVIEKVMERYIPQVTVIGGALVGLLAVLANMLGTIGGVSGTGLLLTVSITYKLYEEIAEEQLMEMHPMMREMFGG
- a CDS encoding 30S ribosomal protein S5, with protein sequence MCANHDGWEPQTRLGRKVAEGDIDTMADALNSGLPLKEPELVDQLLPGLEDEVLDINMVQRMTDSGRRVKFRCVVAIGNRDGYVGYAEGRDDQVGGAIQKAIDIAKLNMIQVNRGAGSWEDRSERPHSLARRTKGKAGSVEVELIPAPTGLGLAATDTVRKILELGGVENAWTKSHGNTRTTLNLAKATYNALENAAESRGPRGRTDYSEEVAE
- a CDS encoding Vms1/Ankzf1 family peptidyl-tRNA hydrolase yields the protein MLDQLLGRAELKERIADLEDEKRHLERQLEAEQERRSEAATARQEAEQRVNRLEDRIEELEDRVERTESDEAGLEFRGVETVRGDRLAEVLSRLESVETDPEGALTAMVGDGDAGLPDEVEDAFGDRAGLVARARPCLAVTDDAGLVSAALVPPVAPDTFAEWSDGFRIDREWFLPTGEFALALVRSDLFAVGTYDGRDRVAFEGFESDVKGDHSKGGFSQGRFERRRDAQIDEHLEKCEAAIDAALAESSADRLFVVGQRTLLGEFEDRADATSAVDATGDPEDALSDAFREFWTARLHRI
- a CDS encoding DUF6663 family protein, with translation MTDERASDGDGIGDDARTDDDTRTDDIWRTDDRSADGRAATDDGTEEADAGDGDDRTADADRTADERRYRVLAAPEDGPVRLLDRQTFEPVVTAESGHDAPVADLRPGYLVDADLDWSSPDPTVRSLSVRRPTLYVFADDAEPMFDAARETWTEARTAGDSMNSRVTRNTDSEVNGVLYVFGEDPTNGIFEAFRDGTRPVEPLVDRVNEQEGSAPREVFVLRPEGGEFVVVTIALRKGGQFADTLRETYDATRPSEPLG